One part of the Mycolicibacterium aromaticivorans JS19b1 = JCM 16368 genome encodes these proteins:
- a CDS encoding type Z 30S ribosomal protein S14: MAKKALVNKANKKPKFAVRAYTRCNRCGRPHAVFRKFGLCRICLREMAHAGELPGVQKSSW, from the coding sequence ATGGCAAAGAAGGCACTGGTCAACAAGGCCAATAAGAAGCCGAAGTTCGCCGTGCGGGCCTACACCCGCTGCAACAGGTGCGGCCGGCCGCACGCCGTGTTCCGCAAGTTCGGCCTGTGCCGAATCTGCCTGCGCGAGATGGCCCATGCCGGCGAACTGCCCGGTGTGCAGAAGTCCAGCTGGTAA
- the rplN gene encoding 50S ribosomal protein L14 — translation MIQQESRLKVADNTGAKEILCIRVLGGSSRRYAGIGDVIVATVKDAIPGGNVKRGDVVKAVVVRTVKERRRADGSYIKFDENAAVIIKNDNDPRGTRIFGPVGRELREKKFMKIVSLAPEVL, via the coding sequence GTGATTCAGCAGGAATCGCGGCTCAAGGTCGCCGACAACACGGGCGCCAAGGAGATCTTGTGCATCCGTGTTCTGGGTGGCTCGTCGCGGCGCTACGCCGGCATCGGCGACGTCATCGTGGCGACCGTCAAGGACGCCATCCCCGGTGGCAACGTCAAGCGCGGTGACGTGGTCAAGGCCGTCGTGGTGCGCACCGTGAAGGAACGTCGCCGCGCCGACGGCAGCTACATCAAGTTCGACGAGAACGCCGCCGTCATCATCAAGAACGACAACGACCCGCGAGGCACCCGCATCTTCGGACCGGTCGGTCGTGAACTGCGCGAGAAGAAGTTCATGAAGATCGTCTCGCTGGCCCCGGAGGTTTTGTAA
- the rplF gene encoding 50S ribosomal protein L6, whose translation MSRIGKQPVVIPAGVDVTIDGQNLSVKGPKGTLELSIAEPITVSRSDDGAIVVSRPDDERRSRSLHGLSRTLVSNLVTGVTQGYTTKMEIFGVGYRVQLKGSNLEFALGYSHPVVIEAPEGITFAVETPTKFSITGIDKQKVGQISANIRRLRRPDPYKGKGVRYEGEQIRRKVGKTGK comes from the coding sequence ATGTCGCGTATTGGTAAGCAGCCGGTGGTCATTCCCGCCGGAGTTGATGTGACGATCGACGGTCAGAATCTGTCGGTCAAGGGCCCGAAGGGCACGCTGGAGCTGTCGATCGCCGAGCCGATCACCGTGTCGCGCAGCGACGACGGCGCAATCGTGGTGAGCCGGCCGGACGACGAGCGGCGCAGCCGTTCGCTACACGGGCTGTCGCGCACGCTGGTGTCCAACCTGGTGACCGGTGTGACCCAGGGTTACACCACGAAGATGGAGATCTTCGGCGTCGGTTACCGCGTCCAGCTCAAGGGCAGCAACCTCGAGTTCGCGCTCGGGTACAGCCATCCCGTGGTCATCGAGGCCCCGGAGGGCATCACCTTCGCGGTGGAGACGCCCACCAAGTTCTCGATCACAGGTATCGACAAGCAGAAGGTCGGCCAGATCTCGGCGAACATCCGTCGGCTGCGCCGCCCGGACCCGTACAAGGGCAAGGGCGTGCGGTACGAGGGTGAGCAGATCCGCCGCAAGGTCGGAAAGACAGGTAAGTAA
- the rpsQ gene encoding 30S ribosomal protein S17: protein MAETKGTKHTERTEESRGRRKTVIGYVVSDKMQKTIVVELESRKSHPLYGKIIRTTTKVKAHDENGDAGIGDRVSLMETRPLSATKRWRLVEVLERAK, encoded by the coding sequence ATGGCAGAAACAAAGGGCACCAAGCACACTGAGCGCACCGAGGAGTCGCGCGGCCGCCGCAAGACGGTCATCGGCTACGTGGTCAGTGACAAGATGCAGAAGACGATCGTCGTCGAGCTGGAGTCTCGCAAGAGCCACCCGCTCTACGGCAAGATCATCCGGACCACGACGAAGGTCAAGGCGCACGACGAGAATGGCGACGCCGGTATCGGCGACCGCGTCTCCCTGATGGAGACCCGCCCCTTGTCGGCGACCAAGCGCTGGCGTCTGGTCGAGGTCCTCGAGCGCGCCAAGTAA
- the rplR gene encoding 50S ribosomal protein L18, producing the protein MAQAQKAANDRTPVGTSVSAARRVSRLRRHNRLRKKVVGTAERPRLVVNRSSRHIHVQLVNDAEGVTVAAASSIEADVRAVEGDKKAHSVRVGQLIAERAKAAGVEAVVFDRGGNTYGGRIAALADAARENGLKF; encoded by the coding sequence ATGGCTCAAGCACAGAAGGCAGCCAACGATCGGACGCCGGTCGGCACGAGTGTCTCGGCCGCGCGCCGGGTTTCGCGCCTGCGTCGGCACAACCGGCTGCGCAAGAAGGTCGTCGGCACCGCCGAGCGGCCGCGTCTCGTGGTCAACCGCTCCTCGCGGCACATCCACGTGCAACTCGTCAACGACGCCGAGGGTGTCACGGTCGCCGCAGCGTCGTCGATCGAGGCCGATGTCCGCGCCGTCGAGGGTGACAAGAAGGCCCACAGCGTGCGGGTCGGTCAGCTGATCGCCGAGCGCGCCAAGGCTGCAGGCGTCGAGGCCGTGGTGTTCGACCGCGGCGGCAACACCTACGGCGGTCGCATCGCGGCGCTGGCCGACGCGGCTCGCGAGAACGGACTCAAATTCTAA
- a CDS encoding arylsulfatase — MTTEFNGKIELDIRDSEADWGPYAAPTAPDNAPNVLYLVWDDIGIATWDCFGGLVSMPAMSRVAERGVRLSQFHTTALCSPTRASLLTGRNSTTVGMATVEEFTDGFPGINGRIPDDTALISEVLAERGYNTYCVGKWHLTPIEESSLAATRRHWPLSRGFERFYGFMGGETDQWYPELMYDSHPVEAPATPEEGYHLSKDLADKTIEFIRDSTMIAPDKPWFTYLCPGAGHAPHHVFSEWADRYSGTFDMGYERYREIVLENQKKLGIVPPETELSAVNPYNDVTGPDGQPWPEGDTVRPWESLSDEEKRLFSRMAEVFAGFLSYTDAQIGRILDYLDESGQLDNTIIVVISDNGASGEGGPNGSVNEGKFFNGYIDTVGESMRFFDELGGPTTYGHYPIGWAMAFNTPYKLYKRYASHEGGIADTAIISWPNGIAAHGEVRDNYVNVSDITPTIYELLGIDVPETVKGIAQKPLDGVSFKAALEDSTAQTGKETQFYTMLGTRGIWHKGWFASAVHPASPSGWSHFEADRWELYHIENDRSQCHDLAAEHPEKLAELQKLWFSEAEKYNGLPLSDLNVGEMLGRWRPTLAGDRPRYIYYPNTAPVGMGACVNIVGRSFSVLAEVNVSSPDVRGVMFKQGAGHGGYVLFVDDGRLQFVYNFFGEDEQRVIAPDPLPLGDHILGVGYARTGTVDGSHTPVGDATLYVDGAAVATLAGVKAHPFTFGLAGGGVSVGRNLGQAVSAAYQAPFSFTGGTIAQVVVDVSGAPYVDAERELAAAFARD; from the coding sequence ATGACCACGGAGTTCAACGGCAAGATCGAACTGGATATCCGCGATTCCGAGGCGGACTGGGGCCCGTACGCGGCGCCGACCGCGCCCGACAACGCGCCTAACGTGCTCTACCTGGTGTGGGATGACATCGGCATCGCGACCTGGGACTGCTTCGGCGGGCTGGTGTCCATGCCGGCGATGTCGCGAGTCGCCGAGCGCGGTGTTCGGCTCTCGCAGTTCCACACCACGGCACTGTGTTCTCCGACTCGGGCGTCGCTGCTGACCGGACGGAACTCCACCACCGTCGGGATGGCGACCGTGGAGGAGTTCACCGATGGTTTCCCCGGCATCAATGGCCGGATTCCCGATGACACCGCGTTGATCTCGGAGGTGTTGGCCGAGCGCGGCTACAACACGTACTGCGTGGGCAAGTGGCACCTTACGCCGATCGAGGAGTCCAGCCTCGCGGCGACCCGCAGGCACTGGCCGTTGTCGCGCGGCTTCGAGCGGTTCTACGGCTTCATGGGCGGTGAAACCGATCAGTGGTATCCCGAGCTGATGTACGACAGCCACCCCGTGGAGGCGCCGGCCACGCCAGAGGAGGGCTACCACCTCTCGAAGGACTTGGCGGACAAGACAATCGAGTTCATCCGCGACTCCACGATGATCGCTCCCGACAAGCCGTGGTTCACCTATCTGTGCCCGGGGGCCGGGCACGCACCGCACCACGTGTTCTCCGAATGGGCCGACCGCTACTCCGGAACGTTCGACATGGGTTACGAGCGCTACCGCGAGATCGTGCTGGAGAACCAGAAGAAGCTCGGCATCGTGCCCCCGGAGACCGAACTGTCCGCGGTGAATCCGTACAACGACGTGACCGGACCCGACGGCCAGCCGTGGCCGGAGGGGGACACCGTGCGTCCGTGGGAATCGCTGTCCGACGAGGAGAAGCGGCTGTTCTCCCGGATGGCCGAAGTGTTCGCCGGCTTCCTGTCCTACACGGATGCCCAGATCGGCCGAATCCTGGACTATCTGGACGAATCCGGCCAACTGGACAACACGATCATCGTGGTGATCTCCGACAACGGCGCCAGCGGCGAGGGCGGGCCCAACGGGTCGGTCAACGAAGGCAAGTTCTTCAACGGATACATCGACACCGTCGGAGAGAGCATGCGGTTCTTCGACGAACTGGGCGGTCCCACCACCTACGGCCATTACCCGATCGGGTGGGCGATGGCGTTCAACACGCCCTACAAGCTGTACAAGCGCTACGCATCGCATGAAGGTGGCATCGCCGACACCGCAATCATCTCCTGGCCCAACGGAATTGCCGCGCACGGTGAAGTCCGGGACAACTACGTCAACGTCAGTGACATAACGCCGACCATCTATGAGTTGCTCGGCATCGACGTTCCGGAGACCGTGAAGGGAATCGCCCAGAAGCCACTCGACGGCGTGAGTTTCAAAGCAGCGCTGGAGGATTCGACGGCGCAGACCGGCAAGGAGACCCAGTTCTACACGATGCTGGGCACTCGGGGAATCTGGCACAAGGGATGGTTCGCCAGCGCGGTACACCCCGCTTCGCCGTCGGGGTGGTCGCATTTCGAGGCCGACCGCTGGGAGCTGTACCACATCGAGAACGACCGCAGCCAATGCCACGACCTCGCGGCCGAACACCCCGAGAAGCTGGCCGAGTTGCAGAAACTGTGGTTCAGCGAAGCGGAAAAATACAACGGCCTGCCGCTGTCCGACCTCAACGTGGGGGAGATGCTCGGCCGCTGGCGGCCCACCCTGGCCGGTGACCGGCCGCGCTACATCTACTACCCGAACACCGCGCCGGTCGGGATGGGCGCCTGCGTGAACATCGTCGGCCGTTCGTTCTCGGTGCTGGCCGAAGTGAACGTCAGCAGCCCCGACGTGCGCGGGGTGATGTTCAAGCAGGGGGCCGGCCACGGTGGCTACGTATTGTTCGTCGACGACGGACGCTTGCAGTTCGTCTACAACTTCTTCGGTGAAGACGAACAACGGGTGATCGCCCCGGACCCGCTCCCGCTCGGGGACCACATCCTGGGGGTGGGTTACGCCCGGACCGGCACGGTCGACGGCAGCCACACCCCGGTCGGTGACGCCACGCTCTACGTCGACGGGGCCGCGGTGGCCACGCTGGCCGGTGTGAAAGCTCACCCGTTCACCTTCGGGCTGGCCGGTGGCGGGGTCAGTGTCGGCCGAAATCTGGGCCAGGCGGTCTCGGCCGCCTACCAGGCACCTTTCAGCTTCACCGGAGGAACCATCGCGCAGGTTGTGGTCGATGTGTCGGGCGCCCCGTACGTCGACGCGGAGCGGGAGCTCGCGGCGGCCTTCGCCAGGGACTGA
- the rpsH gene encoding 30S ribosomal protein S8 — translation MTMTDPIADFLTRLRNANSAYHDEVTLPHSKIKANIAEILKSEGYITDFRTEDARVGKSLVVQLKYGPNRERSLAGLRRVSKPGLRVYAKSTNLPRVLGGLGVAIISTSSGLLTDRQASRQGVGGEVLAYVW, via the coding sequence ATGACTATGACGGACCCGATCGCAGACTTTTTGACGCGTCTGCGTAACGCCAATTCGGCGTATCACGACGAAGTGACCCTGCCGCACTCGAAGATCAAGGCGAACATCGCCGAGATCCTCAAGAGCGAGGGTTACATCACCGATTTCCGCACCGAGGATGCTCGGGTCGGCAAGTCGCTTGTTGTCCAGCTCAAGTACGGCCCCAACCGCGAGCGCAGCCTCGCCGGTCTGCGCCGGGTGTCCAAGCCCGGTCTGCGGGTGTACGCGAAATCCACCAATCTGCCGCGGGTTCTCGGTGGGCTGGGCGTGGCGATCATCTCCACGTCCTCCGGCCTGCTGACCGACCGCCAGGCGTCCCGACAGGGCGTGGGCGGCGAAGTCCTCGCTTACGTCTGGTAG
- the rplO gene encoding 50S ribosomal protein L15, translating to MSVIKLHDLKPAPGSKTAKTRVGRGEGSKGKTAGRGTKGTKARKNVPVTFEGGQMPIHMRLPKLKGFRNRFRTEYAVVNLGDLNKAFPEGGTVGVDDLVAKGLVRKNVLVKVLGDGKLTAKVDITAHKFSGSAREAITAAGGSVTEL from the coding sequence ATGAGCGTCATCAAACTGCACGACCTGAAGCCGGCTCCCGGCTCCAAGACCGCGAAGACTCGCGTCGGTCGCGGTGAGGGCTCCAAGGGTAAGACGGCCGGTCGTGGCACCAAGGGCACCAAGGCCCGCAAGAACGTGCCGGTGACCTTCGAGGGCGGGCAGATGCCGATCCACATGCGGCTGCCCAAGCTCAAGGGTTTCCGTAACCGGTTCCGCACCGAGTACGCCGTCGTCAACCTGGGCGACCTGAACAAGGCCTTCCCGGAGGGCGGCACCGTCGGTGTCGACGACCTGGTGGCCAAGGGCCTCGTTCGCAAGAACGTGCTCGTCAAGGTCCTCGGCGACGGCAAGCTGACCGCCAAGGTCGACATCACCGCGCACAAGTTCAGTGGCAGCGCGCGTGAGGCCATCACCGCTGCAGGCGGTTCGGTCACCGAGCTCTGA
- the rpsE gene encoding 30S ribosomal protein S5: MAEQTAAGSAPDTGAPSAGTRTDVQRGGRDDRGGRGRRDDRGDRGGRGGRDGGEKSNYLERVVTINRVSKVVKGGRRFSFTALVIVGDGNGLVGVGYGKAKEVPAAIAKGVEEARKNFFRVPLIGGTVTHPVQGEAAAGVVMLRPASPGTGVIAGGACRAVLECAGVHDVLAKSLGSDNAINVVHATVAALKLLQRPEEVAARRGLPIEDVAPAGMLRARRESEALAAAAARGEGSA; this comes from the coding sequence ATGGCGGAGCAGACCGCAGCCGGCAGCGCGCCGGATACCGGCGCCCCCTCAGCCGGCACCCGTACCGACGTACAGCGCGGCGGACGTGACGACCGTGGTGGCCGTGGCCGTCGCGATGATCGTGGCGACCGCGGTGGACGTGGGGGCCGCGACGGCGGCGAGAAGAGCAACTACCTCGAGCGCGTCGTCACCATCAACCGGGTTTCCAAGGTGGTCAAGGGTGGTCGGCGCTTCAGCTTCACCGCCCTGGTCATCGTCGGTGACGGCAACGGTCTGGTCGGTGTCGGCTACGGCAAGGCCAAGGAGGTGCCCGCCGCGATCGCCAAGGGTGTCGAGGAAGCTCGCAAGAACTTCTTCCGCGTCCCGCTGATCGGTGGCACCGTAACCCATCCCGTCCAGGGCGAAGCTGCGGCCGGTGTCGTGATGCTGCGTCCGGCCAGCCCCGGTACCGGTGTCATCGCCGGTGGCGCGTGCCGTGCCGTGCTGGAATGCGCTGGCGTGCACGACGTTCTGGCCAAGTCGCTGGGCAGTGACAATGCGATCAACGTGGTGCATGCCACCGTTGCCGCGCTCAAGCTGCTGCAGCGTCCTGAAGAGGTGGCCGCTCGTCGCGGGCTGCCGATCGAAGACGTCGCGCCGGCAGGCATGCTGCGCGCGCGTCGGGAGAGCGAAGCGCTGGCTGCCGCAGCAGCGCGTGGTGAAGGAAGCGCATAA
- the rplE gene encoding 50S ribosomal protein L5, protein MTTAEKVQPRLKARYREEIKDALNNEFNYANVMQIPGVVKVVVNMGVGDAARDAKLINGAVNDLALITGQKPEIRKARKSIAQFKLREGMPIGARVTLRGDRMWEFLDRLVSIALPRIRDFRGLSPKQFDGHGNYTFGLAEQSVFHEIDVDSIDRPRGMDITVVTSATNDDEGRALLRALGFPFKEN, encoded by the coding sequence ATGACTACCGCAGAAAAAGTTCAGCCCCGGCTGAAGGCGCGCTACCGCGAAGAAATCAAGGACGCGCTCAACAACGAGTTCAACTACGCCAACGTCATGCAGATCCCGGGCGTGGTCAAGGTCGTCGTGAACATGGGTGTCGGTGACGCCGCCCGCGACGCCAAGCTGATCAACGGCGCGGTCAACGACCTGGCGCTGATCACCGGCCAGAAGCCGGAGATCCGCAAGGCCCGCAAGTCGATCGCACAGTTCAAGCTGCGCGAAGGCATGCCGATCGGTGCGCGGGTGACCCTGCGCGGCGACCGGATGTGGGAGTTCCTCGACCGGCTGGTGTCGATCGCGCTGCCGCGTATCCGCGACTTCCGCGGCCTGAGCCCCAAGCAGTTCGACGGCCACGGCAACTACACCTTCGGACTCGCTGAGCAGTCGGTGTTCCACGAGATCGACGTCGATTCGATCGACCGTCCGCGCGGCATGGACATCACCGTCGTCACCTCGGCGACCAACGACGACGAAGGTCGGGCGCTGCTGCGCGCGCTGGGCTTCCCCTTCAAGGAGAACTGA
- the rplP gene encoding 50S ribosomal protein L16: MLIPRKVKHRKQHHPRQRGIASGGTSVSFGDYGIQALEHAYITNRQIESARIAINRHIKRGGKVWINIFPDRPLTKKPAETRMGSGKGSPEWWVANVKPGRVLFELSYPNEQIAREALTRAIHKLPIKARIVTREEQF, from the coding sequence ATGCTGATTCCCCGTAAGGTCAAGCACCGCAAGCAGCATCACCCCCGGCAGCGTGGTATCGCCAGCGGTGGAACGTCGGTGTCGTTCGGTGACTACGGCATCCAGGCACTGGAGCACGCCTACATCACCAACCGGCAGATCGAGTCCGCTCGTATCGCCATCAACCGGCACATCAAGCGTGGCGGCAAGGTGTGGATCAACATCTTCCCGGACCGTCCGCTGACCAAGAAGCCCGCCGAAACCCGCATGGGTTCCGGCAAGGGTTCGCCCGAGTGGTGGGTGGCCAACGTCAAGCCCGGTCGCGTGCTGTTCGAGCTGAGCTACCCCAATGAGCAGATCGCGCGCGAAGCACTGACCCGCGCGATCCACAAGCTGCCGATCAAGGCACGCATCGTGACACGAGAGGAGCAGTTCTGA
- the rpmD gene encoding 50S ribosomal protein L30 produces the protein MAELKITQVRGIIGARWKQRESLRTLGLRKIRQTVVREDNPQTRGLIKAVHHLVEVEEVVEAKA, from the coding sequence ATGGCAGAGCTGAAGATCACCCAGGTGCGCGGCATCATCGGTGCCCGCTGGAAGCAGCGTGAAAGCCTGCGGACCCTGGGTCTGAGGAAGATTCGCCAGACGGTGGTTCGCGAGGACAACCCGCAGACGCGTGGCCTGATCAAGGCTGTGCACCACCTCGTTGAAGTAGAAGAAGTGGTTGAGGCTAAAGCATGA
- the rplX gene encoding 50S ribosomal protein L24, giving the protein MKVHKGDTVLVIAGKDKGAKGKVLQAYPTRNRVLVEGVNRIKKHTAQSANERGASSGGIVTQEAPIHVSNVMVVDSDGNPTRVGVRRDEETGKNVRIAKSNGKDL; this is encoded by the coding sequence ATGAAGGTCCACAAGGGCGACACCGTCCTCGTCATCGCCGGGAAGGACAAGGGCGCCAAGGGCAAGGTCCTGCAGGCCTACCCGACCCGTAACCGCGTCCTCGTCGAGGGCGTCAACCGGATCAAGAAGCACACCGCGCAGTCGGCCAACGAGCGTGGCGCATCCTCGGGCGGCATCGTCACCCAGGAAGCTCCGATCCACGTCTCGAACGTGATGGTGGTCGACTCCGACGGCAACCCGACCCGCGTCGGCGTCCGCCGCGATGAGGAGACCGGCAAGAACGTCCGCATCGCCAAGAGCAACGGCAAGGACCTCTGA
- the rpmC gene encoding 50S ribosomal protein L29: MAVGISAGELRELTEEELTDKLRESKEELFNLRFQMATGQLDNNRRLRTVRQEIARIYTVLRERELGLAAGPAGEES; this comes from the coding sequence ATGGCTGTTGGCATCAGCGCCGGCGAACTGCGTGAGCTCACCGAAGAAGAGCTGACCGACAAGCTGCGGGAATCCAAGGAAGAGCTGTTCAACCTGCGCTTCCAGATGGCCACCGGGCAGCTGGACAACAATCGCCGGCTCCGCACCGTGCGTCAGGAGATTGCGCGCATCTACACCGTGCTGCGCGAACGTGAACTGGGTCTGGCCGCCGGACCCGCTGGTGAGGAATCGTAA
- a CDS encoding formylglycine-generating enzyme family protein, producing MLTELVEVPGGAFRMGSTSFYPEEAPIHTVTVDAFGIERHPVTNAQFAEFVAATGHVTVAEKALDPALYPGVPQADLQPGALVFRSTAGPVDLRDWRQWWDWAPGANWRAPFGPGSDIADKADHPVVQVAYSDAAAYARWAGRRLPTEAQWEYAARAGSTTDYAWGAEPTVDGSLMANTWQGRFPYRNDGALGWAGTSPVGTFPPNGFGLVDMIGNVWEWTTTRFSAHHVLNQKNGCCPPPTEPDPAVSQALKGGSHLCAPEYCHRFRPAARSPQSQDTSTTHIGFRCVVNCDDLELFRSSPSM from the coding sequence ATGCTCACCGAGCTCGTCGAGGTGCCCGGCGGGGCGTTCCGGATGGGGTCGACGAGCTTTTATCCCGAAGAGGCGCCGATCCACACGGTCACCGTGGACGCCTTCGGCATCGAGCGGCACCCCGTCACCAACGCGCAGTTCGCCGAGTTCGTCGCTGCCACCGGGCATGTCACCGTGGCCGAGAAGGCACTCGACCCGGCGCTGTATCCCGGTGTGCCGCAAGCGGATCTGCAACCCGGCGCACTGGTCTTCCGGTCCACGGCGGGCCCGGTGGATCTGCGGGACTGGCGGCAGTGGTGGGACTGGGCGCCCGGGGCGAACTGGCGCGCACCGTTCGGGCCCGGCAGCGACATCGCCGACAAGGCCGACCATCCCGTCGTGCAGGTGGCCTACTCCGACGCGGCCGCGTACGCGCGGTGGGCCGGCCGGCGGCTGCCGACAGAGGCGCAATGGGAGTACGCCGCGCGGGCCGGCAGCACCACGGACTACGCCTGGGGTGCCGAGCCGACGGTCGACGGTTCGTTGATGGCCAACACCTGGCAGGGGCGGTTCCCGTACCGCAACGACGGGGCGCTGGGGTGGGCGGGAACCTCGCCGGTGGGCACTTTCCCGCCGAACGGATTCGGACTGGTCGACATGATCGGCAACGTCTGGGAATGGACGACAACGCGGTTCTCGGCCCACCACGTGCTGAACCAAAAGAACGGTTGCTGCCCGCCGCCGACCGAGCCCGACCCCGCCGTCAGCCAGGCCCTCAAAGGCGGCTCGCATCTGTGCGCCCCGGAGTACTGCCACCGGTTCCGCCCAGCCGCGCGCTCACCACAGTCGCAGGACACCTCGACCACGCACATTGGCTTCCGCTGCGTGGTGAACTGCGACGATTTGGAGCTTTTTCGCTCGTCACCTAGCATGTAG
- a CDS encoding LLM class flavin-dependent oxidoreductase — protein sequence MRYSISIPQFDADGFDGEGLRSYLTRAEELGFEGGWTIEQIIGPSPMIAPMELLAWAAACTTTLRLGVAVLITSLHDPLQLASTVTAVDRLSHGRLELGVAPGGGRRKFEAFGVEPTTFISSFTEGLQLMKAAWSDAPRVTFHGRFRDVDDLPIAPKPVQRPHPPIWFGANAPRAIARAVRHGDAFMGAGSSTTANFATAVQTVRTELAEQHKDPSAFRIGKRVYLIVDDDAARARERVLAGLHRIYGSMPGVDAVPVSGTPSDVVRGLREVINAGAQTLVLHPVGASLAEDREQMERLAAEVIPQLS from the coding sequence GTGAGGTACTCGATCTCGATACCGCAGTTTGACGCCGACGGCTTCGACGGCGAGGGGCTGCGGAGCTATCTGACCCGTGCCGAGGAACTCGGCTTCGAGGGCGGCTGGACCATCGAGCAGATCATCGGCCCGTCGCCGATGATCGCACCGATGGAGCTGTTGGCCTGGGCCGCGGCGTGCACCACCACCCTGCGACTGGGGGTCGCCGTGCTGATCACCTCCCTGCACGACCCGCTGCAGCTGGCCTCGACGGTGACCGCCGTGGACCGGCTCAGCCATGGCCGCCTGGAACTCGGCGTGGCGCCCGGCGGTGGCCGGCGGAAATTTGAGGCGTTCGGCGTCGAGCCGACCACGTTCATCAGCAGCTTCACCGAAGGCCTGCAGTTGATGAAAGCAGCGTGGTCCGACGCCCCGCGGGTGACGTTTCACGGCCGGTTCCGCGACGTCGACGATCTGCCGATCGCGCCCAAGCCCGTGCAGCGGCCACACCCGCCGATCTGGTTCGGCGCCAACGCCCCTCGCGCGATCGCCCGCGCGGTGCGCCACGGTGACGCGTTCATGGGCGCGGGATCCTCGACGACGGCGAACTTCGCGACCGCCGTGCAGACCGTGCGCACCGAATTGGCCGAGCAGCACAAGGATCCGAGCGCATTCCGGATCGGCAAGCGGGTCTACCTGATCGTCGACGACGACGCGGCCCGGGCTCGCGAGCGAGTACTGGCCGGCCTGCACCGGATCTACGGCTCGATGCCCGGCGTCGACGCGGTTCCGGTATCCGGCACGCCGTCGGATGTCGTGCGCGGTCTGCGCGAGGTCATCAACGCCGGCGCGCAGACACTAGTGCTGCACCCGGTCGGCGCGAGTCTGGCCGAGGATCGCGAGCAGATGGAACGCCTTGCCGCCGAAGTCATTCCGCAGCTGAGCTGA